From the genome of Cololabis saira isolate AMF1-May2022 chromosome 1, fColSai1.1, whole genome shotgun sequence:
agtactagtactatcacaCGTCTGTACTAGTACTATCACATGTCTGTACTAGTACTATCACACGTCTGTACTAGTACTATCACACACGTCTGTACTAGTACTATCACACATGTcagtactagtactatcacaCATGTCTGTACTAGTACTATCACATGTcagtactagtactatcacaCATGTCTGTACTAGTACTATCACACATGTCTGTACTAGTACTATCACACATGTcagtactagtactatcacaCGTCTGTACTAGTACTATCACACGTCTGTACTAGTACTATCACACACGTCTGTACTAGTACTATCACACATGTcagtactagtactatcacacgtctgtactagtactatcacatgtctgtactagtactatcacacgtctgtactagtactatcacatgtctgtactagtactatcacatgtcagtactagtactatcacaCGTCTGTACTAGTACTATCACACGTCTGTACTAGTACTATCACACATGTCTGTACTAGTACTATCACACGTCTGTACTAGTACTATCACACGTCTGTACTAGTACTATCACATGTcagtactagtactatcacaCATGTCTGTACTAGTACTATCACACGTCTGTACTAGTACTATCACATGTCTGTACTAGtactatcagaatcagaatcagaaactcATATATGTAAGTACTAGTACTATCAGTCATATGTcagtactagtactatcacaTCAGTACTAGTACTATCAGTCATATGTcagtactagtactatcacaTCAGTACTAGTACTATCAGTCATATGTCAGTACTAGTATTATCAGTCATATGTcagtactagtactatcacaTCAGTACTAGTACTATCAGTCATATGTCTGTACTAGTATTATCTGTCATATGTCAGTACTAGTATTATCAGTCATATGTTAGTACTAGTACCATCACATATGTCAGCAATAGTACTATCAGTCATATGTCAGTACTAGTATTATCAGTCATATATCTGTACTAGTATTATCAGTCATATATCTGTACTAGTATTATCAGTCATATGTCAGCACTAGTACTATCACATATATAATCATAACCAGTACTTGTACTCCATAGTTATGATGAATAAGGCCTCTCTTCCTGTGGTCTCCACCAGGTCGTCGGGGGGATGGGCGTTCATAAGAAGATGAGGGTGAACGTCTGAcggctggtcatgtgaccgtaGGGACAAGCCCCGCCTCCACCCCGACCAGCCCTCTGATTGGACGGGACCTCTCAGTGTTAACGTTTTAGACGACTGTACAGTTTTCTACAGAATCTGGATCAACCTGAATTCTTGAGGACAGAAACGGGAGGTGAAGTGCCAACGCGACTTCAGGGACAGGAAGTCCTGACTCCACCTCAGAGGACGAGTCTCAACGATCATTAGTATCGCAGAAGcatcatttaaagaaaaacaaacgctgTCATCCAACTCTAAATTTGTCCAGTTAGATGGGGCGTTAGCCTCGGAGTCGCTGGTTTAGATGACACAATCTTCTCATTTAGTTACATGAGCGTCACAGCGGTTGTTGCATTCAGTTTTCTATTTATTGCAAATAAAAGCATGTTGctggaataaaaataagaatgtttTTATGTGTTGTGGGCTGTTTACTGTTGGAGTTCATCTAAACCAGAGCAGAAACAAACTGTTTGAACCATGTTTTAATTAAGATGTAGCACGTTTGTCTGATATTTGTTTACACTCACATTCAGGTAAATATAAGCAGATTTAAACAACAACTAAGCAGACATCACCAGGACAGCGGTGCATCCctccaattaaattaaattaaattaaatccaattcaatttcatttatgtAGTGTCTATTAGAACATACGTTTTtttctaggtgctttccagagacccataagaatgatccccgagcaattattacataaacataacaaacaatggcaggtaaaaacctcccctagtgggagaacaACCTTAAGCCATTAGCCGTCATCAGTCTGACAGCTACTCTTCCTGGAGTTctattaaaaacatacaaacacaatACAATACGTGCATTTTCATTCAAGATATCATTTACACATCCACTGTGGACTTTACATTTCTCGCATTAACAGCTCCACCACCATCATAATACAAAACATTTCAATATTCAAACTTTCATCAAAGTATTTTCAAAGCTCCTTTTGAAGAAGCTGCAGTGACATTAGCAGGTTTGTGCCAGTGTTGCAGCTCTAGACTGCGCAGATCTGCGCTCCACTTCTGTTCTTGGTTCAGGTCCATGACCAAGGGCTGCTTGCCTGGTTGGATGATTGTGCTTATCTCTCCCATAATGCAACAGGCTGTGCAATATAGCAGGTTCTCCAGTTGTAATGATGTTTCTGAAGAAACCCAACAGATTACATTTAAGTCTGTCCTCTACTCCGAGCCAGAGAGATGGCATGTAGGGCACATTTCAGGGGTTCGGGAGAAGAAAAACTTCCATTGAAGATGATAAATAGCCTTTTATCCATTTTTGTGGCGTGGCATCAAATCCGTATACAGATATTTTTTTCGAGAAATAATTGATTATCCATTAAATCAAAGGCAGCACTGATGTCCAAAAATACTACACCCACCATCAGTCTCTCATCAGTGCGGGATAACCAATCCTCTGCCATTTCTGTAAGTCCTGTACATGTGGAGTGAGATTCCTCGTATACATGTTGTGAATTAAAAATCAGTTAATTATCatttaaatacttttaaatcTGTCTAAAAACAACCTATTCCCGCAATTTACTACGCATACGAAGAATGCTAATTGGCCTACTATTAACTGCAGAGAgactgacatttgttttttttttaagatttttttgggctctagtggccctttattgagatgcagactggaaaggggtagagagagagaacggggaagacacgcagcaaaggtgcaccggctggattcgaacccgcgaccgctgcaggaggactgtagcctcagtatatgagctgctgcttaacccactgtgcCACCGAGCGGCCTGAGAGACTGACATTTGTACTTTTTGATAGAGGAAGTATTCTGGCAGCACTGCCAAAAACAGTTCTGCTAGAAATACGCCTAATATTCCTGACTCTAGACAAATTAGTCTTATTATGAACAAAAATATCTTATCCAATGGAGTAAGAAAGATTTTCGTGACTAGAACTCTTAAAACTAGCAATATGGTCTGAAaacattcttcttttttcttgaaacaaggtttttttttaactttctaagaaattagtttttgcagtgagattTCCGCAACTTCTGTCAAGCTAAGATTAAACATATAACAAACTTGTAAAAGCTTGTACATTTGCAGCCATTTTAAGTAATATTCAGGCTCGTCAGTGTTGCTTACTGTGTTTCCACTCTTAATGTGAGTAGCCATGATGCAGCCTCgccaggagcagcagcagcagcagctgcagccccGTCCTGTGTTGTTGTACTCATTTTCATGAAAGGTGAAGATTTAACAGGTTTAATAAGACTctacattcattctgatcaaaaCATCCTCATTTTAAGTGCTGGTACTGAAACCAAGACTACAAGTCAAGACAGTAAGGCAGGGACGTCCAACTCCTCGGAGTCCTGCATGGTTCAGACCATGCTTCTTCCCTCCTTTACTAAGTCATTAACAGAcgtgtgcagacctggatgagcaACTGGGTTGATGCGAGGAGAAATCtggaacatgcaggacagcagccctccctccaggaccagaactCAGGGACCGGCGCAGGCAGATAAGTAGCTAGACTGGCTCAATCAGCAGTCACTTCAATTCAGCTTGATTTATATGACGAAATACGACAAATGTCACCTCAAAGCACTTCCACAACACTTAAAAGACCACGCCCCTAATTAATATAACTTTAttgcttcatgaaattttaccTGACGAGGTACATAAACATTTACTTATTATTAGTTATTATACATCTGAACATAACCATGCAGACCAAAACAGGTTTAGTTCCAGACtggaaatgtttatttctgtgtAACATGGAGGTCAGTGGACCCTGGCGGTTGGAGGAAACGCACCACCAGTGGTTGGTGGTTGGATCCAGATGTTACCCCGGCAACCACATGCAGCGATGAAGCTCATAACCAGAGTAAAGTGACCTTCGTAGGCGGTTGTTGACTCCTGCGTCGGCTTCCTGGTGAAGAATCTCTTCATCTCGATGGACAAATGCGGTTTTTGTATCCAACTCCATAATTACACTGTTTTGTCTCTTCTCAGATGCTTCGTTGGAGAAACTCATTATCTGCATCGGACCtctctccagacctgaacccagatGACCCCGCACATCACCCACTAACTCAGCAGAAATAACCCTTTTTGCTCCAGTTCAGCTTAAATGAGCTCCATCTCTGCGTCTTGTTTTAAAGTGCTTCACGTCCAAAGATAGACCTGCACCTTAAACTCCTCTCATGGTGGTTCCTGGCTGGATTCATGTTCATTATCTGAAACTGATCAGACCTCATGAAGACGCATCACGACGGCTCTCACCATCAAATCTGACTTTTATGCAGCGTTGGTGAATACAAAGGTTTTATTTATTAGGGAGGCCATTTATGTGGGAATGTTTCTGAACGATGCTCGTGGTCTGCAGAAGGTTCCAGAACAGCTCAGAACCTGCAGACCCGCGCACACCGTCACTGCTGCAGGTGGTGAAGACGCCCCTGCTCTCCACATCACCAGACtggttttattatattatattattatttattattaattaagcTCGCTGACCTCGGCTCACGAGGACAACAGAAAGAATGCAACGTCAGaaaccagagggggcggggcttgtggAGGGGCGTGGCTAGAAGGGTGGAGGAGTTAAAAAGGTGTCTTTTCCTTCGTGTTGGGAACGTGAACATCAGTTTGTGTGTTCAGATCTGGAGTCTCCCACCTCTGCTGATCCATCCAACATGATGAGTTCATGTTCTTCACAAGATGTTCCTTCAACCGTTGGGATGCGAGTCCGGACAGGAAGCTCCACCTGCAGGCCACACAGGTGTTCTCAGGCGATGTTCTGCCGGGTCCGACCCGGTTCTGCTCGCTCACGTGTGCCCGCGCAGGTTCTGGTCGGCCTGCAGCCGCTGCCGTCTCCTCTCCATCGCCTGCTGCTTCTTCAGCTGGATCTCCGCCGCCGAACATTTCCCCGCAGCTGCAGGACAGGAAATGACTTCATCAGGTAAAACGGTGATGTCACACATTACGGAGAAGATGATTACGCCTCTCTTTAAACCCCGGAACACCAGACGAATTCCAACTATCTCTGTGAACAGCCTGCACTCAAATACTACGAGATCATACGGCGATACTACAAGATAATACGATTATACCACAAGTATTTTCACCAGGCCTCTCAAGTCAACACATACTTACAAATACTGCCTTTCGGCTTCCTGTTTTGAGCTCCagctgtgtcatgtgacctgtTGACAGACCCAACTCCCTCTCGTTAGGAATATGCTCACTATATCGGGGTTTCAAACAGCTGCTAGAAGTAACCGGGGAACCTCGGTAAACCTCCACCAGGTGAACAAGTTCAAGTTTATCAAGTCAAATAGAAAGAAGTCGACCCGCAGAAGAAAACTGGAGTTACTGTTTCAGACATGAGAGAAATTCTCCAGAGAAATTCAGAAACCACAGATCTGCCCCGGGAGCTGGAAGGGGCTTCAAGGCTGCGTTGGTTCTGCGTTGAGGTTCCCGCTCAGTCTCAGTTCTGGTTCCAACACCAGCTTCACTCATTTGAACAGTCAGTCGACGGTGACACCAGAGGGCCGGGTGATGGATAGATTGAATATAACGTAATTAGTAGGGATGCcacgataccgatactggtatcggggccgatactgccctcatatactcgtacttgcaaaaattctccgataccaggcaccgatacttcattgttgttgtagttactggttagtgactctagggggagatgttgagccgccccgcaCCTCCCCTGGTCAGTctgcagcctggctgagcagcCGCCAAGCTGCCgctgctcagccagctgttccgtgtttcagtttgttctatcttccttaattatacaaactggacggttgagtattacccttactcacagggaactttattaaacactccacgtaactcacagtacaacataaacaatcccactgttacattccggttagccgcgttagccgcgccgacagcccgcagtctgtcttgcttctgtcgtcgtcccttattttgaaatatgtccaccctgctgacgtcccgcttacattaattgtcactattttgcctgaaacggcactgccagtctcactcacgggcaccactctcctcccaccaccacgctaagcttagcacaggcggctaaccggaatgtagcaatgggattgtttatgttcttcttctgttttattggcggatcgcaaccaacttaaaggtgcataccgccacctactgtacaacagtgtgtaacatcatttcatttagtctgttttttaaattatatttgattgtttatgttgtttcacacggacggcttcaggtgaagcaccgcacatgcgcagttgatgtacctgccatgagactaaagcgcggaggaaataccggccggctgagttttgtttaaaattgaatttctgttgcaaataaatcctgtcttccaattcatgcatttttcattgcatttttagcctagttatttttgtggtagaagtatcggatcggtactcggtatcggcgagtacacaaattaaaatactcatacttggtgtgaaaaaaatggtatctgGGCATCCTTAGTAATTAGCATTGCAGCTCAGCATGAGCCACACCACGCTTCAACAGTATTTATGGGGGCGGAGCCAGCTCCAACCAATATATGGTGttcctgatgacatcacaggggggtTGTAATGTGTACGCCTATGATGCGATGAAAGACCTTCACTTCACTGGATAAGATGGTCGTGCCTCCATCAGAGGACGAGGACGGTGGGAGCCAATCAGATGTGTTGACTGACCAGACGCTGCATGAAAACGTTTTAACCACCATTTCTAAACTCGGCGGTCAAACCTAAAGACCGGAGGGAGGGGACGATAATGAGAAGGTTGGTCGTAACCCGCCAGAATATCCAACGAGCATTTACAGCGCTGGAGAAAAAGTGTTCTACAGAGACACTGAAGTTGTGATTGATCGTGTTGCTGACTCATGAACATTACGTTTATGTGATCATGTGACTTGGATATCGTCGCCTCTCATGGATCTGTCTTAATCAATAACTGATGCAGTATCTAATCTATCTAGGACTCATATCAGACCGGTTTGTCCCCAGAGCTTCGTGTTTGTGCATTTACCGTCGTTGGTTTCCATGGGGATCGGGTAGCTGGGCTTCTTGAAGCTGAAGTTTTTGGTGACAGTGCGTTGCTGTGGCGACGATGCGACCGCAGGCTGGCTGTCGTTTATCTGAGTCCTTAACGCGCCTCCTGAACCGGGTTTTTGGGTGAATCTGAACCGTTGCTGCGTCGACTTCACTTCAGCGGCTCCGTGTCCCGGACCTGGAGGCGGCGGGGCCAACGTTCTGTGGGCTGGCTGCAGAGCTGCTCTCCGATTGGTTGAAGGGGGAGCCTGTTCGGTGGAGATGCCATCCCAGTCCTGGATCTGGTTCTCCAGGTCGTCGCACATTTCACACAGCAGGTCGTCGTCCGCCGGGTCGTCCCAGACCGGATCCAAGGAGAAGAGGGAGTCCAGGTCGTCCTGCAGGAAGTCAGCGGAGTCACAGTGAGAGGAAACCAGGCCCGGGTTCCTTGGGAAGCTGTGCCCTGGTTTCGTAGCAGTCTGGGAGATTCTCACAGAAGTCCTGTGATCCGACTGAGATCTCAGTGGTTCTGGTTTAGCAGTTTGAGGTCCGGACCCGGCTGCACCGATGCGCTGCTGACCGTCCGGATGTCTGGAAACCTCCTGTCTCTGCTTCCTGGAGTCCGTGTGGATGCTCCTGTCGCAGAAGGTTGAGTTCAGTCTGAAAGTGGCTCTCGGGTTGACGTTTTCCTTCTGGACTCCAGATCCAGCCGCCGGAGCAACCGAAGAGACCGGAGCACGAGCGCTGACTGGGGAGATCCAAGCACGTGCGCTGACCGAAGAGACTGGAGCACGAGTGCTGACCGGAGCCCACGTTTCCCTCCGGCTCAGACTGGCTGCCTTCTGGGTGGAGCAGAGCTTTGGGACGATGTATCTCTGAGGATTCTGCGTCATCTCCATCACCAATGAGTCGTTCAACAGATCGTCGTTTTCCCAGTCGTTTTCCCAGTCGTCCTCGAACGCGTCGTCGTGACCTGAAGCAGGTCCACGCGAGGACGTGGGCGGTTTCCCACAGGCCTTGGTGGAGCGTCCCGATGCAGCCGGGATCACCTGACTCAGGTTTCCACTCATGTGCTGAGTCGGGCCGTCAAACAGGAAGTCCAGGTCGTCCTCCACCTGCTGATCCGGATCCAACGGAGCAGCCGTCCCGGCCGCCGTGCTCGCAGCCGGCGGACAGCTTCCAGcgagaggagaagaaaagtCGCTCTGAAAGTTGTTCTCCAGGTCCAGGACATCTTCCTGAAGGAGCTCTGGGCTCTGCTGGAGATCCACCTGCAGCTCGTCCTCGCCCTGTTGGAACAGGTTCAAGTCGAACCGTTTGGCGAGTCGCAGCAGGTCGTCCACTCCGCTCGGCCTGAGACACAACCAAGACATCAGCTCAGATTTAATGATTCTTTGATCACAAAAGTTAACGGTGGAAACATTTTCAGTCCAAACTAAAATTCTTTAGATACAGAAACACCTCGACAGAGCTCAAGTTTAGTTTTGTCAGCTTCATTTCAATAGTATTATTCATCCATTTTTACATTTCAGATGTAAAACGCACTGTAAACATGAGTTGAGTTCTGCAACGCTGCCATTCAGGACGTCTGCGGTCCCTGAACTCTGCTTCTGGGTTACAGGGAGGACTACCGGCCTCATACTTTAAACCGTGTCGACCCGCCAGACCAGTTTTCCTGACttgtcagccaatcagaggcgtTCCAACTCAGATCTCAAGTGTGCATCCACCTTTTGTAAATATTGAATCCTTTCTCTGTGAATATCTTCTGCAAATCTTGGATATCACAATTTTAAAAGTTGGAGGTCAGCCAGGCTTTAATATCAGAGGTGTACGGGCAGCATCATTAGCATAGCGGTGCCCTAAAGAACAGAGTCCAGAGGAAGAAAATAATAGTGAAAAAAGCAGGGACCCTAGGATTTAGCCCTGAAGAACCCCATATAACAGGGGAGCAGAGGATTTGGAAGGTCTTACATCTTCCAAATCACACGTTCCCCAAAACCAAAATCCACATCAACCAAAAcagcaaaagaaaagagaacCAGAGGGACAACTAAAACGAGTGAGGAATGTGAAATAGAagacaaaaaatacattttaccaAGTTGGTGCGATCAGTTCTGCTGTTGCTTTTCTACTGTTTGATTTCAAACTTTAAAGTAAATCACAATGATTCAAGATTATTATTCGACCATATTCCTTCCAGTTTTCAATAATGCCATGGACAGATCTTCTAGTAGTTTCTCCAATATCCTAAGATTTTTTCTTTGCCTGATGCCAATTCGACCACTTCTGACGCAGAGGAGCATCATTTCCACGACAACAGGATGATTCTGAAGGCAGACGTGGTACCAGGTCTCTGGTACCACCTGTAAATACTTCTGAAACAAGACGCGTTCACGACCAACACGGACGTGGAGGACTTGCCGGTACAGGATATCCCAGGTTTTAGTGTTAACTGTTAACAGACCAGTGTTTGGTTGTGGTTTTCTGTGTCCAGCCGCACGCTCGTCTTTCTACGATGTTTAACTAGAACCCATTTGTTTTACTGTCAACTGTCTCTGAAGAGGTGAAAGTTCCTGGTACTTCTAGGAGCAACGTGGCTCCTGTGGTCTGAACAGAACCCACCTCGGGGACTTCTTCTTGGCTCTGGGAGCTTGGACGTCTGGAGTGCAGGGGATGGTGGCGCTGTCCCCGATCCACTGCTGTAAGGTCGGCTCAGCGACCAGCGGCCTGCCGTGCTGCAGAGACGTCAGCGTAAATCCACCGGCGTGGTCTGAGGGAGAAGTCATGTGAGCTGTGAGCGTGTTACCGACCTTTGGAGCGATCCTGCTGACGATCTCCGAGATGTTGACGACTCCAGTAGTGTGTTTCTTCCCTCTTTTACCTGAAAACATCAACACACTCAGAGCTGAAAGACCTGGTCCGACCTTCACAGAGACCAGCGACTCTAAGCTTAATGTTTTACACCCATGACCTAACATCGGCACCCCTCTTTGACTGATGTGCAGCTGGAGTTTACCGAGTCTGCGCGGCGACGGTGAGGTGGCGTCCCAGATGATGTCCTGCTGGAGGTCGCTGTCGTTGTGTGGAGACTCCTCACTGAAAACAGCTGCTGATTTGGGTCTGGGAACTCTGGTGGGAGTCTTAAACTCTGGACAGGAAAGACAAAACAACGATCCATAAACAGATTATCAAACTTTACATACTTCCTGAGATGctgcactagggctgggcgattttggacaaaaataaaatcccgatttttttctctgaaaacccgattttcgattttgatttttttggtaaaactacaaaagacaatggaataaattgtttccaatattttatctttatttttaaagaaaaatagcaaacaaatttccctattgggaatgaagtgcaattgaaagatactgtaaatcctccttgagtttagtaaagtgacaacatttacaattttcttgaccaaacaaagatgacgggctctgtctgtaatgcagccagctgcaaaaaaggaaaatcgattttccgattttcctttttttaacatcgattgtgattaataaatccgatttcgatttaaaatcgattaatcgcacagccctatgcTGCACTTAGAATCACCAACATAACAGAAACGTTTCTGTCTTTATTCAGATTATACAGATGTAACAGACTTccaccaccagggggccccAAACTACCAAAACATTCAGCACTTGTGGAGAAACAAAACAGCTCACATTAGgaactaaataaataagtatTTACTGAAATTATCACCCAGATGTGCCCATGTTGTCATAtgaaagttttcttaaaaaaacaaaaatgtaagattattaaactggaatatgagtttatttattgatttattaattttttattcaATCAGACTTCTGTGAATTCAATTTACTTCAATTTGACGAAGAACTATTCATCAGTAACTGGTAGGCTGTGGAGATGACAGTTTAAGAGTtgagtttagagtttatttacaaataattaaaaaaacacaaatacagataataatcaatcaattggtttgtaaaatgggactcctTTTTACAAACCAATTTTAAAAGACTCCTTAACTTTTAaaggggaaagaaaaggaaactgaaatgtacaagtttcaatgtaacctgcaaaggtccaaaaatttggaatgagattgatagtgctataaaagagtctggatctctctcaatttttaaaaagagactaaaactaaaaatgttattaaattatgtctattattaaattgtttatgtaccaatacctgatgtattGTGTTTATAATAATATCTCtgtatctaggaaatctgaggaggtctcaaggttttattgtgtttttttttaggttataaggttattatatgtattatatgtgtaatttatagttgttttgctgtgtgactgggccccttttcataagctacagtagcttctggggagtcccattttacaaaccaattgattgattattatctgtatttgtgttttttaattatttgtaaataaactctaaacagtggacttcaggaacccccagctcaggaagtttaacctccacagcagctgctgatcaccttctaccaaagatcctctatacacgttatagaacgtctctgcttCTACTCTGCcttcatccagtctgttctctgcacttccatcactgtctggttcggatcagccaccaaactagacaggcacagactgcagcggacaatcaggtctgcagagaggataactgggactaacctcccatctatccaggacctgtaccggtccaggaccaggaaacgggcaggtagcatctctgcagacccctcacactcagaacacagtctgtttgaactcctcccctctggacggagctacagagctctgtagctaaaacctccagactcagagacagtttcttcccccaagctgttgttCTGATgaatctcatcactcatagagtctcagagtatcaatcactgtgcaacaataataataataataataataataataataaccacaatcatatgctgtaacaatgcacctttcaataaccatgtctacctcatactgctgcacctttcacctatttttaaaagtgtatatatgttaataggagccatttgtctatttactagtcaaattccctgtctggcatgttcaaaatcggccaataaacctgattctgattctgcgTTGTGGACCAGGAGGAGTTACAGAACCAAGGGAGTTATGGGAAGTTGAAGTCTTCCCATCATATGACCCAAAAACAGCTAAAAACGGCcaaggattattttttattttacgcCGAATTTAGTGGAGACTATATATTTGGGCTCATAACAGGTGGATTATCCGTTAAATTGGTTAGAAACCCTAAAATGTAGGGAATCTCAATGTGGTTTGGCGTACAGCTGCAGAACAGCTGTCAGCAACCAAACAGAACCTGGTCCTGAAGTTTAGATGTTAATATTTATACAGTAAAATAGTTTGAAATTTACTGTTCCTGTAGTGATTCTAGTTGTGAAGAGAGGTATATGAGGCATggggtgaaattatgggagaattcatttttacagtctctgcaacacagaagctgaagtaaaaaaaagaagtgtttcatccttttcttttacagtaagagtgtgtaaatattacggtggaagtgtgggtgtaatcaaggtaatgaaggaaatatatgaaaaaaaacatcgTTTCGAGCATCGAGCGAACATCGAGCGTTTGGACCGCAGAGTTCCCGCTGTTCCtgacctggagggaggttctgTGGAGATGGagccgggaccgggaccggggcCGGAGCCGGGGAGGCGGCAGCCTGGACCGGGACCTGGCTCAGTCT
Proteins encoded in this window:
- the etaa1a gene encoding ewing's tumor-associated antigen 1, with protein sequence MRGRRGQSDPVPAPVPGPRSVEPPRQNRLSRRFRLSQVPVQAAASPAPAPVPVPAPSPQNLPPEFKTPTRVPRPKSAAVFSEESPHNDSDLQQDIIWDATSPSPRRLGKRGKKHTTGVVNISEIVSRIAPKHGRPLVAEPTLQQWIGDSATIPCTPDVQAPRAKKKSPRPSGVDDLLRLAKRFDLNLFQQGEDELQVDLQQSPELLQEDVLDLENNFQSDFSSPLAGSCPPAASTAAGTAAPLDPDQQVEDDLDFLFDGPTQHMSGNLSQVIPAASGRSTKACGKPPTSSRGPASGHDDAFEDDWENDWENDDLLNDSLVMEMTQNPQRYIVPKLCSTQKAASLSRRETWAPVSTRAPVSSVSARAWISPVSARAPVSSVAPAAGSGVQKENVNPRATFRLNSTFCDRSIHTDSRKQRQEVSRHPDGQQRIGAAGSGPQTAKPEPLRSQSDHRTSVRISQTATKPGHSFPRNPGLVSSHCDSADFLQDDLDSLFSLDPVWDDPADDDLLCEMCDDLENQIQDWDGISTEQAPPSTNRRAALQPAHRTLAPPPPGPGHGAAEVKSTQQRFRFTQKPGSGGALRTQINDSQPAVASSPQQRTVTKNFSFKKPSYPIPMETNDAAGKCSAAEIQLKKQQAMERRRQRLQADQNLRGHT